A region of Mammaliicoccus sp. Dog046 DNA encodes the following proteins:
- a CDS encoding glycosyltransferase family 4 protein codes for MTKKLLMISQNFYPELGSAANRMKMMFKAFKSIGADPTILTTEPTYPNRNLFEDDAYFTDETLNKLEKKKIIRMKMHGNKQNSNLFMRLIYYIEQYIRLRVFIKMHDADYDIVYVSSPNIFLAWATLFFKKAKHPIYVLEIRDLWPDSVHGLKHVNISLFMPVLKYLEKKMYNSADKIVINNEAFRSHIQKNLESKIPIFYLPNGLSKSELITEQKYQSFSVIYTGNIGYAQDVDKLIALCIALNNKQIYVTAVVYGVQADKFRKAVKNCSYIFVKKPMDRVSCLAEIAKHHLSISILESSDVFMNVMPGKIVDSIGVGTPPISNISGPTEALIQKYDIGFARKQASIDTMVNEIVSLKNDEKALIRKQENAKKYRDEHLIWEDNIEKLITFLRKGEEDDKNIQNKM; via the coding sequence ATGACGAAAAAGTTATTAATGATTTCACAAAATTTTTATCCAGAACTGGGATCAGCAGCTAATAGAATGAAGATGATGTTCAAAGCATTCAAATCAATTGGTGCAGATCCAACAATATTAACAACAGAGCCAACATATCCAAATAGAAATTTATTTGAAGATGATGCTTATTTTACTGATGAAACTTTAAATAAATTAGAAAAAAAGAAAATTATACGCATGAAAATGCATGGAAACAAACAAAATAGCAATCTATTTATGCGACTGATTTACTATATTGAACAATATATTAGATTAAGAGTCTTTATAAAAATGCATGATGCAGATTATGATATTGTTTATGTTTCTAGTCCGAATATTTTTCTTGCATGGGCAACGCTTTTTTTCAAAAAAGCAAAACATCCCATTTACGTACTTGAAATTAGAGATCTTTGGCCAGATAGCGTACATGGTTTAAAGCATGTAAATATAAGTCTCTTTATGCCTGTATTGAAATACTTAGAGAAGAAAATGTACAATTCTGCAGATAAAATCGTTATCAATAATGAAGCTTTTAGGTCACATATACAGAAGAATTTAGAAAGTAAGATACCAATCTTTTATTTGCCTAACGGATTATCTAAAAGTGAGTTGATTACTGAACAAAAATATCAATCGTTCAGTGTGATTTATACTGGCAATATTGGATATGCTCAAGACGTTGATAAACTAATTGCGCTTTGTATTGCGCTAAATAATAAGCAAATATATGTAACAGCAGTCGTTTACGGTGTACAAGCAGACAAATTTAGAAAGGCTGTTAAAAATTGTTCATATATTTTTGTGAAAAAGCCAATGGATCGCGTGTCTTGTCTTGCTGAAATTGCGAAACATCATTTATCTATTTCGATTTTAGAATCATCAGATGTATTTATGAATGTAATGCCAGGAAAAATAGTTGATTCCATCGGTGTAGGTACACCACCAATCTCTAACATAAGCGGACCAACAGAGGCACTCATTCAAAAATATGATATTGGTTTTGCGAGAAAACAAGCATCAATTGACACAATGGTTAATGAAATTGTGTCATTAAAAAATGACGAAAAAGCGTTGATAAGAAAACAAGAAAATGCCAAAAAATATCGTGATGAACATCTGATTTGGGAAGATAATATTGAAAAGCTAATAACGTTTTTAAGAAAAGGTGAAGAAGATGACAAAAACATACAAAATAAAATGTGA
- a CDS encoding nucleotide sugar dehydrogenase, with translation MKLTTIGLGYIGLPTSIMFAKHGVDVVGVDINKEAVDKLNNGQIHIEEPGLQEAYEEVLAKNKFKASLKPEKADTFIIAVPTPNNDDQYESCDISLVMGAVESIVPFLEKGNTVIVESTIAPRTTDDHVKPYLEEQGFVIGEDIFLVHCPERVLPGKILHELIHNNRIIGGITPECVEAGKRVYGTFVQGEMIETNAKTAEMSKLMENTYRDLNIALANELAMVCNHLDINVLDVIKMANKHPRVNIHLPGPGVGGHCLAVDPYFIIAKDPETTTLIQEGRRINRSMPNYVIEESKKILKQLNGKKVVVFGLTYKGDVDDVRESPAFDIYNDLRKEQDIIVEAYDPHVELGFVEKDIKKAVQDASLVLILSDHSEFKQLMDQDFEGMKDKVIFDTKNVVQTQFEQVEYYNYGNLYTFGKELAYSFNK, from the coding sequence ATGAAATTAACTACTATTGGATTAGGCTACATCGGATTACCAACTTCTATTATGTTTGCTAAGCACGGCGTAGATGTTGTTGGTGTGGATATAAATAAAGAAGCAGTGGATAAATTAAATAACGGACAAATTCATATTGAAGAACCTGGTTTACAAGAAGCATACGAAGAAGTGTTAGCTAAAAATAAATTTAAAGCAAGCTTAAAACCAGAAAAAGCAGACACATTTATCATTGCAGTGCCAACACCAAATAATGATGATCAATACGAATCATGTGATATTTCATTAGTGATGGGTGCAGTAGAATCGATTGTCCCATTTTTAGAAAAAGGTAATACAGTAATTGTGGAATCAACAATTGCACCACGTACAACAGACGATCATGTTAAACCTTATTTAGAAGAACAAGGTTTTGTGATTGGTGAAGATATATTCTTAGTACATTGTCCTGAACGTGTACTACCAGGTAAGATTCTGCATGAATTAATTCATAATAATAGAATCATTGGTGGTATTACACCTGAATGTGTTGAAGCAGGTAAACGTGTTTATGGAACATTTGTTCAAGGTGAAATGATTGAAACAAATGCTAAAACAGCAGAAATGAGTAAATTGATGGAGAATACGTACCGTGATTTAAATATCGCATTAGCAAATGAACTTGCTATGGTGTGTAACCATTTAGATATTAATGTACTTGATGTAATAAAAATGGCAAACAAGCATCCACGTGTAAATATTCATTTACCTGGACCAGGTGTAGGTGGACATTGTTTAGCAGTTGATCCATATTTCATTATTGCGAAAGATCCAGAAACAACAACACTTATTCAAGAAGGCAGACGTATTAACCGTTCAATGCCAAATTATGTTATAGAAGAATCGAAAAAGATTTTAAAACAATTAAACGGTAAAAAAGTAGTCGTGTTCGGTTTAACGTATAAAGGTGACGTTGATGATGTAAGAGAATCACCTGCATTTGATATTTATAATGACTTAAGAAAAGAACAAGATATTATCGTTGAAGCATACGATCCACATGTTGAATTAGGATTTGTTGAAAAAGATATTAAAAAAGCCGTTCAAGATGCATCGTTAGTATTAATATTGAGTGATCATTCTGAATTTAAACAATTGATGGATCAAGATTTCGAAGGTATGAAAGATAAAGTGATTTTTGATACTAAAAACGTAGTGCAAACACAGTTTGAACAAGTTGAATACTACAATTACGGTAATCTATATACTTTTGGAAAAGAACTAGCATATTCATTTAATAAGTAA
- a CDS encoding MarR family winged helix-turn-helix transcriptional regulator, translating into MEVNDIRRFNRFYTRVLGVFDESVFELDYSLLEMRTLGEIGRNKGITGNYLCKYLKIDKGYLSRILSKLINNQLIYKEKNEDDNRVYHLFLTDDGEELNKYVEIESDRKVVDLLKPLKNSEIQELKRSMVSIESILNKVVTNELEER; encoded by the coding sequence ATGGAAGTTAATGATATTAGGAGATTTAATAGATTTTATACACGTGTGTTAGGTGTATTTGACGAAAGTGTATTTGAATTAGACTATTCACTACTTGAAATGAGAACTTTAGGTGAAATTGGAAGGAATAAAGGAATCACTGGGAATTATCTATGCAAGTATTTAAAGATTGATAAGGGATATTTAAGTCGTATTCTAAGTAAACTTATTAACAATCAACTCATATATAAGGAAAAAAATGAAGACGATAATAGAGTTTATCATTTATTTCTTACTGATGATGGAGAAGAACTAAATAAGTATGTGGAAATAGAATCTGATAGAAAAGTAGTCGACCTTTTAAAACCTCTAAAAAATTCTGAAATTCAAGAACTAAAAAGATCAATGGTATCTATAGAAAGTATTTTAAATAAAGTTGTTACTAATGAACTGGAGGAAAGATAG
- a CDS encoding glycosyltransferase, with amino-acid sequence MKKVTMFVWNHFTNDARVNRECTTLAHSGYDVNLIAINDPKNAAISAYEEISDSFRVHRVKRYPWILQAYQDHGKKFLLVVAGVQVAIIPSLFYISFTIMAAYFMALIVAAGVIKVKKVRKWVINGAIITRMIVKGYFQHADIYHANDLNTLPQAIVCSKLRLKPRPLIYDSHEVQSDRTGYNQDRIKKIESFMLKFVNQMIVENHTRAQYNEKIYGFYPKTLYNYSEKYNINDKPKINLHQKIGIPENEKILLYQGGLQQGRGLELLIQAMDEIKEGHLLFIGGGKLTQTLKQQSEQSEQSNRIHFLDKVPFQELPSYTREAYLGFQVLQNICFNHYSASSNKLFEYMMAHVPVISCDFPEIKKVVEETETGLIVDSHDASSIAQAVNELVENEALRNQLSENTKQAKEIYNWNNERSKLINIYNQFLPIPKHISLNKEV; translated from the coding sequence ATGAAGAAAGTCACAATGTTTGTATGGAATCACTTTACGAATGATGCGAGAGTGAATCGCGAATGTACAACGTTAGCACATTCAGGATATGATGTGAATTTAATCGCGATTAACGATCCGAAAAATGCGGCTATATCAGCGTATGAGGAAATATCAGATTCCTTTAGAGTTCATAGAGTAAAGAGGTATCCATGGATATTACAAGCTTATCAAGACCATGGTAAAAAGTTTTTACTTGTCGTTGCTGGTGTACAAGTTGCCATAATACCAAGTTTATTTTATATTAGCTTCACAATAATGGCAGCCTATTTCATGGCGCTTATTGTTGCAGCAGGTGTTATAAAAGTAAAGAAAGTAAGGAAGTGGGTTATTAATGGCGCAATCATTACAAGAATGATTGTGAAAGGTTATTTCCAGCATGCAGATATTTATCATGCTAACGATTTAAATACATTGCCACAAGCAATTGTTTGTTCAAAGTTAAGACTAAAACCTAGACCATTAATTTATGATAGTCATGAAGTTCAATCAGACCGAACAGGATATAATCAAGATCGAATTAAAAAAATCGAATCTTTCATGTTAAAGTTTGTGAATCAAATGATTGTAGAAAATCATACACGAGCTCAATATAATGAAAAGATTTATGGTTTTTATCCAAAAACGTTATACAATTACTCTGAAAAATATAATATCAATGACAAACCAAAAATTAATTTACATCAGAAAATAGGTATTCCTGAAAATGAAAAAATCTTACTTTATCAAGGTGGTTTACAACAAGGTAGAGGACTTGAATTATTAATTCAAGCTATGGATGAAATTAAAGAAGGTCATTTATTGTTTATAGGTGGAGGAAAGTTAACTCAAACCTTAAAACAACAAAGTGAGCAATCTGAACAATCTAATAGAATACACTTTTTAGATAAAGTACCATTTCAAGAACTACCATCATATACACGTGAAGCTTATCTAGGATTTCAAGTGTTGCAGAACATATGCTTTAACCATTATTCAGCAAGTTCAAATAAACTATTTGAATATATGATGGCACATGTACCAGTCATTAGTTGTGATTTTCCTGAAATAAAAAAAGTTGTCGAAGAAACAGAAACAGGACTAATAGTGGACTCACACGACGCTTCTTCAATTGCTCAAGCTGTAAATGAACTAGTAGAAAATGAAGCGTTAAGAAATCAATTAAGTGAAAATACAAAGCAAGCTAAAGAAATTTACAATTGGAATAATGAAAGATCGAAACTCATCAATATTTATAATCAGTTTCTTCCAATACCTAAACACATTTCATTGAATAAAGAAGTATAA
- a CDS encoding glycosyltransferase, which produces MSSNEPTNKNRSQSLQSTKDELVNFDDKSKAEQLEEVLDIVEQDYMYGLYKLKKVKDYTNHHNYYKKVAEEAKLDFLENHHQQLEQLNHGDESKVFVKNDYKVGLIADEFLYNSFKDIGNIVYIDSEFTSLSKDMDVIIVATAWRGIDGSWTGLASVNSEKRRKLIDGIQKAKNLNIPIVFYSKEDPVNFHLFKDIATECDIILTSAAEVVDDYKEYCQNDRVHVLQFGINPHYHNPIGTRSQYNQSFKNDVIFAGSWTEKYPVRNQESARMFDELINNENDLTIIDRNLPLRRARYQFPMKYIPFLTMPVDHNELMKLHKIYRWAVNVNSVKYSETMFANRIFELQAFGNLILSNYSVGINNQFPNVFMINHKSDVAPIMNQYKEYELEDMQAKSIRSVMRNGTTYHRLDEVLTYIDIEPSQKEHKVLVVVDQMTDKMTDILNRQLHVDFEAVEAQNLSQQNKDYTFVTFMKDAIEYEEYYLEDLLSAFKYANVDFVTKDKQHEAHQFVDKHADKYLTMYHRDMFDDQFNLNQSSKGYNLDQSEIYTSDLYGQNNKKKKLSVIIPIHNNGTYLEDKCMRSLRRSSIFNEMEIIFVNDGSTDSETISIINRLRRRFPEIVYFEYEKGSGSASRPRNKGAELASTPYITYLDPDNEATGDGYATLLEEIQSNKDVDMVVGNIIKEDNKRRALFNYAGTVMKYNDGKLLIDDPKKYMKKCGLRAQSIQALVIKSEIIKGNNIKMVEGAAGQDTLFFQELMINSKKVQAVTDVIHMYYAAVSGSVTNSISKKLFDKYYTLEIERIPFYEKHGLLQSYLDHRFNFYVKGWYLPRLEKVKPEERKEAVERFLEIYHLYDEYQRPEDQDLNRYIENLKQEVQLQVNQ; this is translated from the coding sequence ATGTCTTCAAATGAACCAACTAACAAAAATCGCAGTCAATCATTACAATCTACAAAAGATGAATTAGTAAATTTTGATGATAAGTCAAAAGCTGAACAACTTGAAGAAGTATTGGATATCGTCGAACAAGATTATATGTATGGACTGTATAAATTAAAAAAAGTTAAAGACTATACAAATCATCATAATTATTATAAGAAAGTAGCCGAAGAAGCGAAATTAGACTTCTTGGAAAATCATCATCAACAACTTGAACAATTGAATCATGGAGATGAATCAAAAGTATTTGTTAAAAATGATTATAAAGTTGGACTGATTGCAGATGAATTCTTATATAATTCCTTTAAAGATATCGGTAATATCGTGTATATCGATAGTGAATTCACGAGCTTAAGTAAAGATATGGATGTCATTATCGTTGCTACAGCATGGAGAGGTATTGATGGCAGTTGGACAGGTTTAGCTTCAGTAAATAGTGAAAAACGAAGAAAGCTAATTGATGGTATTCAAAAAGCGAAAAACCTAAACATTCCAATTGTGTTTTACTCAAAAGAAGATCCTGTGAATTTCCACTTGTTCAAAGATATTGCTACTGAATGTGATATTATTTTAACTTCTGCAGCAGAAGTTGTAGATGATTATAAAGAATATTGTCAAAACGATAGGGTCCATGTATTACAATTTGGAATTAACCCACATTACCATAATCCTATTGGCACTAGAAGTCAGTATAATCAATCATTTAAAAATGATGTCATATTTGCTGGTAGTTGGACTGAAAAGTATCCAGTTAGAAATCAAGAATCAGCAAGAATGTTTGATGAATTGATTAATAATGAGAATGATTTAACGATTATTGATAGAAACTTGCCATTAAGACGTGCAAGATATCAATTTCCAATGAAGTATATTCCATTTTTAACAATGCCAGTTGATCATAATGAATTAATGAAATTACACAAAATTTATCGATGGGCAGTTAATGTCAACTCAGTAAAATATTCAGAAACAATGTTTGCTAATAGAATATTTGAATTACAGGCGTTTGGGAATTTAATATTATCTAATTATTCAGTGGGTATTAATAATCAGTTTCCTAATGTATTTATGATTAACCATAAAAGCGATGTAGCGCCAATTATGAATCAGTATAAAGAATACGAATTAGAAGACATGCAAGCGAAGAGTATTAGAAGTGTGATGAGAAATGGCACAACTTACCATAGGCTAGATGAAGTATTAACTTATATTGATATAGAACCTAGTCAGAAGGAACATAAAGTTCTTGTTGTCGTTGACCAAATGACAGATAAAATGACGGATATACTAAATCGTCAACTGCATGTTGATTTTGAAGCGGTAGAAGCGCAAAATCTATCACAGCAAAATAAAGACTATACGTTTGTAACATTTATGAAAGACGCAATTGAATACGAAGAATATTATTTAGAAGACTTATTATCAGCATTTAAATATGCTAATGTTGATTTCGTAACGAAAGATAAGCAGCATGAGGCACATCAATTTGTTGATAAACATGCAGATAAATATTTAACGATGTATCATCGTGATATGTTTGATGACCAATTCAATTTGAATCAATCAAGCAAAGGTTATAATTTAGATCAATCTGAAATTTATACGTCTGATTTATATGGTCAAAATAATAAAAAGAAAAAATTAAGTGTGATTATTCCAATTCATAACAATGGAACTTACTTAGAAGATAAGTGTATGAGAAGTTTACGCAGATCTTCAATATTTAATGAAATGGAAATCATATTTGTAAATGATGGTAGTACTGATTCTGAGACAATTTCAATCATTAACCGTTTGAGAAGACGTTTCCCTGAAATTGTATACTTTGAATATGAAAAAGGTTCAGGTAGTGCCTCAAGACCAAGAAATAAAGGCGCTGAACTTGCTTCAACACCATATATTACTTATTTAGATCCAGATAACGAAGCTACTGGAGATGGATATGCGACATTATTAGAAGAAATTCAATCTAATAAAGATGTAGACATGGTTGTCGGTAATATCATTAAAGAAGACAATAAACGTAGAGCATTATTTAATTACGCTGGTACTGTAATGAAATATAACGATGGAAAATTATTGATTGATGATCCTAAAAAGTATATGAAAAAATGTGGTTTAAGAGCACAAAGTATTCAAGCTTTAGTTATTAAATCAGAGATTATTAAAGGAAATAATATAAAAATGGTTGAAGGTGCTGCTGGACAAGATACATTATTCTTCCAAGAATTAATGATTAATTCCAAGAAAGTACAAGCAGTTACAGATGTAATTCATATGTACTATGCAGCAGTTTCAGGCTCAGTAACGAATTCAATTTCTAAAAAGTTATTTGATAAATATTACACATTGGAAATTGAAAGAATACCGTTTTATGAAAAACATGGTTTACTTCAATCCTATTTAGATCATAGATTTAATTTCTATGTTAAAGGCTGGTATTTACCAAGACTTGAAAAAGTGAAACCAGAAGAAAGAAAAGAAGCTGTAGAAAGATTTTTAGAAATATATCATTTATATGATGAATATCAAAGACCTGAAGATCAAGACTTAAATCGTTATATTGAGAATTTAAAGCAAGAAGTTCAATTACAAGTTAATCAATGA
- a CDS encoding ABC transporter ATP-binding protein, translating into MTKTYKIKCENVSKVYDLNVNRKDKLLSLFTFGLSYKSKPYYALHDISFEVEEGTSVGILGLNGSGKSTLSNILGGVVEPSSGSVYTNGKPSLIAIGAGLNPDFTGEENIHYKCLMHGMTQKEINDKFDDIVQFSELDEFIYQPLKSYSSGMKSRLGFAIAIHTDPDILIVDEALSVGDETFSNKCIDKMHDLQAQGKTIFFVSHSAGQIKKMCKKAIWIHYGEMVAYGEVNDVIGRYVHLIQKLKKKSKKEQLEYKRIKIQQQRQKQVDESLIHKEKRPIGLLATIGVFSVAWFYILLFQIGIL; encoded by the coding sequence ATGACAAAAACATACAAAATAAAATGTGAAAATGTCTCAAAAGTTTATGATTTAAATGTGAATAGGAAAGATAAATTACTTTCTTTATTTACGTTTGGTCTAAGCTATAAATCAAAACCTTATTATGCTTTGCATGATATATCATTTGAAGTTGAGGAAGGTACATCTGTCGGCATACTAGGATTAAATGGTTCAGGTAAATCAACGTTATCTAACATATTAGGTGGCGTAGTTGAACCATCATCAGGTTCAGTATATACGAATGGAAAGCCATCATTAATTGCTATAGGTGCAGGACTAAATCCCGACTTTACTGGTGAAGAAAATATTCATTATAAATGTTTAATGCACGGTATGACTCAGAAAGAGATTAATGATAAATTTGACGACATCGTTCAATTTAGTGAATTAGATGAATTTATTTATCAACCGTTAAAATCCTATTCAAGTGGTATGAAGTCAAGATTAGGATTTGCCATTGCAATACATACTGATCCGGATATATTAATTGTAGATGAAGCTTTATCAGTAGGTGATGAAACATTTTCAAATAAATGTATTGATAAAATGCATGACTTGCAAGCACAAGGTAAAACCATTTTCTTTGTTTCGCATTCAGCGGGACAAATTAAAAAAATGTGTAAAAAAGCGATTTGGATACATTATGGTGAAATGGTTGCTTATGGTGAAGTGAATGATGTTATAGGACGTTATGTTCATTTAATCCAAAAACTTAAAAAGAAATCAAAAAAGGAACAATTAGAATATAAGCGTATTAAAATTCAACAGCAACGTCAAAAGCAGGTAGATGAAAGTTTAATTCATAAAGAAAAAAGACCAATAGGATTATTAGCAACGATTGGCGTATTTAGTGTCGCTTGGTTCTATATCTTGCTATTCCAAATAGGCATTTTATAA
- a CDS encoding ABC transporter permease: MKIVTEIFKEQFNHLPKIFKLAIYNMKSQYANHYLGVFWNILQPILQVAVYYLVFGLGLRGDASAQVVGVPFLIHLISGLFPWLFLSQGINTGATAIQANVGLLSKMKFPSSIFISIALTNNMINLMITSSILFVISLINGYVPWWHYFWFIYFLVASYAIIFGISLIMSTLIIIVRDTKNLLQNVIRMLFFMTPIFWAMEEAHGILQRLASLNPFAYLIGVYRTAFVHGHVNVYGHWHDHIYFWLITIILLLIGSLIHTRFKRRLLDYL, encoded by the coding sequence ATGAAGATAGTTACAGAAATCTTTAAAGAACAATTTAATCATTTACCTAAAATATTTAAGTTAGCAATTTATAATATGAAAAGTCAATACGCCAATCATTATCTTGGCGTATTTTGGAATATATTACAACCGATACTACAAGTTGCTGTTTACTATCTTGTATTTGGTTTAGGTTTAAGAGGAGATGCGAGTGCACAAGTCGTTGGGGTTCCATTTCTAATACACCTCATTTCAGGACTGTTTCCTTGGTTGTTTCTTTCACAAGGTATTAACACTGGTGCAACGGCAATTCAGGCGAATGTAGGACTGCTATCTAAAATGAAATTCCCGTCCTCAATTTTCATATCTATCGCTTTAACAAACAATATGATTAACTTGATGATTACTTCATCCATATTATTTGTCATTTCATTAATCAATGGATATGTACCATGGTGGCATTACTTTTGGTTTATTTACTTCTTAGTTGCATCATATGCGATCATTTTTGGTATTTCATTAATAATGAGTACATTAATTATCATCGTGAGAGACACAAAGAACTTATTACAAAATGTAATCAGAATGCTATTCTTCATGACACCAATATTTTGGGCAATGGAAGAGGCACATGGCATATTGCAAAGACTGGCAAGTTTAAATCCATTTGCTTATTTAATCGGTGTTTATCGAACAGCCTTTGTACATGGCCATGTTAATGTATACGGTCATTGGCATGATCACATCTATTTTTGGTTAATAACGATCATATTATTACTAATAGGTTCATTAATTCATACAAGATTTAAGAGAAGATTACTAGACTACTTATAG